A genomic stretch from Setaria italica strain Yugu1 chromosome VII, Setaria_italica_v2.0, whole genome shotgun sequence includes:
- the LOC101768458 gene encoding beta-fructofuranosidase, insoluble isoenzyme 2 isoform X2, producing MRALGRVVWAWLLLLQLAGASHVVYENLLEVEAAAVPPSIVDPELRTGYHFQPPKNWINDPNAPMYYKGWYHFFYQYNPKGAVWGNIVWAHSVSRDLINWVALETAIEPSIPSDQYGCWSGSATILPDGTPVIMYTGIDRPNINYQVQNIAYPRNKSDPLLREWVKPAHNPIIVPEGGINATQFRDPTTAWRDDDDGRWRLLIGSVAAGGARGVAYVYRSRDFRRWARVRRPLHSAATGMWECPDFYPVERDGRRVGLETSVSGRRVKHVLKNSLDLRRYDYYTVGAYDRRAERYVPDDPAGDERRLRYDYGNFYASKTFYDPAKRRRILWGWANESDTAAADVAKGWAGIQAIPRTVWLDPSGKQLLQWPIEEVEALRGKSVTVKDRVIKPGQRVEVIGLQTAQADVEVSFEVSSLAGAEPLDPALAGDAQRLCGARGAAVEGGVGPFGLWVLASADMQERTAVFFRVFKAAGKDKPVVLMCTDPTKSSLNPNLYKPTFAGFVDTDISNGKISLRSLIDRSVVESFGAGGKTCILSRVYPSLAIGNNARLYVFNNGKADVRVSRLTAWQMKKPLMNGA from the exons ATGAGAGCGCTTGGAAGAGTTGTGTGGGCATGGCTGCTGCTCCTGCAGTTAGCCGGGGCATCCCACGTTGTCTACGAGAACCTCctcgaggtggaggcggcggccgtgccgcCGTCCATCGTCGACCCCGAGCTGAGGACGGGGTACCATTTCCAGCCCCCCAAGAACTGGATCAATG ATCCCAACG CTCCGATGTACTACAAAGGCTGGTACCATTTCTTCTACCAGTACAACCCCAAGGGCGCCGTGTGGGGCAACATCGTGTGGGCGCACTCGGTGTCGCGGGACCTCATCAACTGGGTGGCCCTGGAGACGGCGATCGAGCCCAGCATCCCGTCCGACCAGTACGGCTGCTGGTCCGGCTCGGCGACGATCCTGCCCGACGGCACGCCGGTGATCATGTACACAGGCATCGACCGCCCCAACATCAACTACCAGGTCCAGAACATCGCCTACCCGAGGAACAAGTCCGACCCGCTGCTCCGGGAGTGGGTGAAACCTGCGCACAACCCCATCATCGTGCCCGAGGGCGGCATCAACGCGACGCAGTTCCGGGACCCGACCACCGCGTggcgcgacgacgacgacgggcggTGGCGGTTGCTGATCGGCAGCGTGGCCGCCGGGGGCGCCCGCGGCGTGGCGTACGTGTACCGGAGCCGCGACTTCCGGCGGTGGGCGCGGGTGCGGCGGCCGCTGCactcggcggcgacggggatgtGGGAGTGCCCGGACTTCTACCCGGTCGAGAGGGACGGGCGGCGCGTGGGGCTCGAGACGTCCGTGTCCGGCCGGCGGGTGAAGCACGTGCTGAAGAACAGCCTCGACCTGCGCCGGTACGACTACTACACCGTCGGCGCGTACGACCGGAGGGCGGAGCGGTACGTGCCGGACGaccccgccggcgacgagcgccgGCTGCGGTACGACTACGGCAACTTCTACGCGTCCAAGACGTTCTACGACCCGGCGAAGCGGCGGCGCATCCTCTGGGGCTGGGCCAACGAGtccgacaccgccgccgccgacgtcgccaAAGGGTGGGCTGGGATTCAG GCGATCCCAAGGACGGTGTGGCTGGACCCCAGCGGGAAGCAGCTGCTGCAGTGGCCGATCGAGGAGGTCGAGGCGCTCAGAGGCAAGTCGGTCACTGTCAAGGACAGGGTGATCAAGCCAGGACAGCGCGTCGAGGTCATCGGGCTACAAACTGCACAG GCTGACGTGGAGGTGAGCTTCGAGGTGTCGAGCCTGGCGGGCGCCGAGCCGCTGGACCcggcgctcgccggcgacgcgcaGCGGCTGTGCGGCGCCAGGGGCGCGGCCGTGGAGGGCGGCGTGGGGCCGTTCGGGCTGTGGGTGCTCGCGTCCGCCGACATGCAGGAGAGGACCGCGGTGTTCTTCAGGGTGTTCAAGGCCGCCGGCAAAGACAAGCCCGTCGTGCTCATGTGCACCGACCCAACCAA GTCATCTCTGAACCCGAATCTATACAAGCCGACGTTTGCAGGTTTTGTTGACACAGACATCTCAAATGGGAAGATTTCTCTGAGAAGCTTG ATCGACCGGTCGGTTGTGGAGAGCTTCGGAGCCGGGGGCAAGACGTGCATCCTCTCCAGGGTCTACCCGTCGCTCGCCATCGGCAACAACGCCCGCCTCTACGTGTTCAACAACGGGAAGGCAGATGTCAGGGTGTCGCGTCTGACGGCGTGGCAGATGAAGAAGCCACTCATGAATGGCGCCTGA
- the LOC101768458 gene encoding beta-fructofuranosidase, insoluble isoenzyme 2 isoform X1 produces MGAHGRDASWACLGVALLLVQLAGASHVVYESHLETEAAVPPSIVDPRLRTGYHFQPPKNWINDPNAPMYYKGWYHFFYQYNPKGAVWGNIVWAHSVSRDLINWVALETAIEPSIPSDQYGCWSGSATILPDGTPVIMYTGIDRPNINYQVQNIAYPRNKSDPLLREWVKPAHNPIIVPEGGINATQFRDPTTAWRDDDDGRWRLLIGSVAAGGARGVAYVYRSRDFRRWARVRRPLHSAATGMWECPDFYPVERDGRRVGLETSVSGRRVKHVLKNSLDLRRYDYYTVGAYDRRAERYVPDDPAGDERRLRYDYGNFYASKTFYDPAKRRRILWGWANESDTAAADVAKGWAGIQAIPRTVWLDPSGKQLLQWPIEEVEALRGKSVTVKDRVIKPGQRVEVIGLQTAQADVEVSFEVSSLAGAEPLDPALAGDAQRLCGARGAAVEGGVGPFGLWVLASADMQERTAVFFRVFKAAGKDKPVVLMCTDPTKSSLNPNLYKPTFAGFVDTDISNGKISLRSLIDRSVVESFGAGGKTCILSRVYPSLAIGNNARLYVFNNGKADVRVSRLTAWQMKKPLMNGA; encoded by the exons ATGGGAGCGCACGGAAGGGATGCTTCTTGGGCATGCCTGGgggtggcgctgctgctggtgcagcTCGCCGGGGCGTCGCATGTCGTCTACGAGAGCCACCTCGAGACGGAGGCGGCCGTGCCACCGTCCATCGTCGACCCCCGGCTGAGGACCGGGTACCACTTCCAGCCTCCCAAGAACTGGATCAATG ATCCCAACG CTCCGATGTACTACAAAGGCTGGTACCATTTCTTCTACCAGTACAACCCCAAGGGCGCCGTGTGGGGCAACATCGTGTGGGCGCACTCGGTGTCGCGGGACCTCATCAACTGGGTGGCCCTGGAGACGGCGATCGAGCCCAGCATCCCGTCCGACCAGTACGGCTGCTGGTCCGGCTCGGCGACGATCCTGCCCGACGGCACGCCGGTGATCATGTACACAGGCATCGACCGCCCCAACATCAACTACCAGGTCCAGAACATCGCCTACCCGAGGAACAAGTCCGACCCGCTGCTCCGGGAGTGGGTGAAACCTGCGCACAACCCCATCATCGTGCCCGAGGGCGGCATCAACGCGACGCAGTTCCGGGACCCGACCACCGCGTggcgcgacgacgacgacgggcggTGGCGGTTGCTGATCGGCAGCGTGGCCGCCGGGGGCGCCCGCGGCGTGGCGTACGTGTACCGGAGCCGCGACTTCCGGCGGTGGGCGCGGGTGCGGCGGCCGCTGCactcggcggcgacggggatgtGGGAGTGCCCGGACTTCTACCCGGTCGAGAGGGACGGGCGGCGCGTGGGGCTCGAGACGTCCGTGTCCGGCCGGCGGGTGAAGCACGTGCTGAAGAACAGCCTCGACCTGCGCCGGTACGACTACTACACCGTCGGCGCGTACGACCGGAGGGCGGAGCGGTACGTGCCGGACGaccccgccggcgacgagcgccgGCTGCGGTACGACTACGGCAACTTCTACGCGTCCAAGACGTTCTACGACCCGGCGAAGCGGCGGCGCATCCTCTGGGGCTGGGCCAACGAGtccgacaccgccgccgccgacgtcgccaAAGGGTGGGCTGGGATTCAG GCGATCCCAAGGACGGTGTGGCTGGACCCCAGCGGGAAGCAGCTGCTGCAGTGGCCGATCGAGGAGGTCGAGGCGCTCAGAGGCAAGTCGGTCACTGTCAAGGACAGGGTGATCAAGCCAGGACAGCGCGTCGAGGTCATCGGGCTACAAACTGCACAG GCTGACGTGGAGGTGAGCTTCGAGGTGTCGAGCCTGGCGGGCGCCGAGCCGCTGGACCcggcgctcgccggcgacgcgcaGCGGCTGTGCGGCGCCAGGGGCGCGGCCGTGGAGGGCGGCGTGGGGCCGTTCGGGCTGTGGGTGCTCGCGTCCGCCGACATGCAGGAGAGGACCGCGGTGTTCTTCAGGGTGTTCAAGGCCGCCGGCAAAGACAAGCCCGTCGTGCTCATGTGCACCGACCCAACCAA GTCATCTCTGAACCCGAATCTATACAAGCCGACGTTTGCAGGTTTTGTTGACACAGACATCTCAAATGGGAAGATTTCTCTGAGAAGCTTG ATCGACCGGTCGGTTGTGGAGAGCTTCGGAGCCGGGGGCAAGACGTGCATCCTCTCCAGGGTCTACCCGTCGCTCGCCATCGGCAACAACGCCCGCCTCTACGTGTTCAACAACGGGAAGGCAGATGTCAGGGTGTCGCGTCTGACGGCGTGGCAGATGAAGAAGCCACTCATGAATGGCGCCTGA
- the LOC101768855 gene encoding beta-fructofuranosidase, insoluble isoenzyme 3, with product MGPAAVTALLLLALLTIVRASHVVYPELQSLEATQIDETSRTGYHFQPPKHWINGPMYYKGLYHLFYQYNPKGAVWGNIVWAHSVSTDLIDWTALDPGIYPSKPFDINGCWSGSATLLPSGVPVMMYTGIDPDEHQVQNVAYPKNLSDPFLREWVKPDYNPIISPDGGINASAFRDPTTAWYGPDRHWRLLVGSKVGDKGLAVLYRSRDFKRWVKAHHPLHSGLTGMWECPDFFPVAVHGGSRHHRRGVDTAELRDAAVAEEVKYVLKVSLDLTRYEYYTVGSYDHATDRYTPDAGFPDNDYGLRYDYGDFYASKSFYDPAKRRRILWGWANESDTVPDDRKKGWAGIQAIPRKLWLSPRGKQLIQWPVEEIKALRAKHVNVSDKVVKSDQYFEVTGFKSVQSDVEVAFAIKDLSKAEQFNPAWLRDPQALCKKRGARVTGEVGPFGLWVLAAGDLTERTAVFFRVFKTTGSKHVVLMCNDPTNSTFESQVYRPTFAGFVDVDIAQTKTIALRTLIDHSVVESFGAGGKTCILTRVYPKKAVGDDAHLFVFNHGEVDIKVVKLDAWEMKTPKMNAPAQ from the exons ATGGGACCGGCGGCAGTGACGGCACTACTGCTGCTGGCTCTGCTTACGATCGTGCGTGCGTCGCACGTCGTGTACCCGGAGCTTCAGTCGTTGGAGGCGACGCAGATCGACGAGACGTCGCGCACCGGGTACCACTTCCAGCCGCCCAAGCACTGGATCAACG GGCCAATGTACTACAAGGGGCTGTACCACCTCTTCTACCAGTACAACCCGAAGGGCGCGGTCTGGGGCAACATCGTGTGGGCGCACTCGGTCTCGACTGACCTGATCGACTGGACGGCGCTGGACCCGGGGATCTACCCGTCGAAGCCGTTCGACATCAACGGCTGCTGGTCCGGCTCCGCCACCTTGCTGCCCAGCGGCGTGCCGGTGATGATGTACACCGGCATCGACCCGGACGAGCACCAGGTACAGAACGTGGCCTACCCCAAGAACCTCTCCGACCCGTTCCTCCGCGAGTGGGTGAAGCCCGACTACAACCCCATCATCTCCCCCGACGGCGGCATCAACGCCAGCGCCTTCCGCGACCCGACCACCGCCTGGTACGGGCCCGACAGGCACTGGCGCCTGCTGGTGGGGAGCAAGGTGGGCGACAAGGGCCTCGCCGTGCTGTACCGGAGCCGGGACTTCAAGCGGTGGGTCAAGGCGCACCACCCGCTCCACTCGGGGCTCACGGGGATGTGGGAGTGCCCGGACTTCTTCCCCGTCGCGGTGCACGGTGgcagccgccaccaccgccgcggcgtcgaCACCGCCGAGCtgcgcgacgccgccgtggccgAGGAGGTCAAGTACGTGCTCAAGGTCAGCCTGGACCTGACGCGGTACGAGTACTACACGGTGGGCTCCTACGACCACGCCACGGACAGGTACACCCCAGACGCCGGCTTCCCCGACAACGACTACGGCCTCCGGTACGACTACGGCGACTTCTATGCGTCCAAGTCGTTCTACGATCCGGCGAAGCGCCGCCGCATCCTCTGGGGCTGGGCCAACGAGTCCGACACCGTCCCCGATGACCGCAAGAAGGGTTGGGCTGGCATTCAGGCGATCCCGAGGAAGCTGTGGCTGTCGCCACGCGGGAAGCAGCTGATCCAGTGGCCGGTGGAGGAGATCAAGGCGCTGCGCGCCAAGCACGTGAACGTCAGCGACAAGGTCGTCAAGAGCGACCAGTACTTCGAGGTCACCGGCTTCAAGTCCGTGCAG TCGGATGTGGAGGTGGCGTTCGCGATCAAGGACCTGAGCAAGGCGGAGCAGTTCAACCCGGCGTGGCTCAGGGACCCGCAGGCGCTCTGCAAGAAGCGCGGCGCGCGCGTCACGGGCGAGGTGGGGCCGTTCGGGCTGTGGGTgctggccgccggcgacctcacgGAGAGGACCGCCGTCTTCTTCAGGGTGTTCAAGACCACCGGCAGCAAGCACGTCGTCCTCATGTGCAACGACCCTACCAACTCGACGTTCGAGTCGCAGGTCTACCGGCCGACCTTTGCCGGCTTCGTCGACGTCGACATCGCCCAGACGAAGACGATAGCCCTCAGGACATTG ATCGACCACTCCGTGGTGGAGAGCTTCGGTGCCGGCGGCAAGACGTGCATCCTGACGAGGGTGTACCCCAAGAAGGCCGTGGGAGACGACGCGCACCTCTTCGTCTTCAACCACGGCGAGGTGGACATCAAGGTCGTGAAGCTGGACGCCTGGGAGATGAAGACCCCGAAGATGAACGCGCCGGCGCAGTAG